The proteins below are encoded in one region of Xenopus laevis strain J_2021 chromosome 8L, Xenopus_laevis_v10.1, whole genome shotgun sequence:
- the LOC121397151 gene encoding cyclin-O protein B-like, producing MGISNPKKRKREERSRGSAKKNRDERVTCQPAAEEPVPIQDQWNTLRNIDGELDIFEDYGEESYLFYKALEEKFQTSGILTKQTTIAESDWREIITILIKVHRHFSLDFSTLCLAVKYMARYISGRQLKPGILKPVGATSLYLAIKIMEDNPPNAEEFLEVFGETLYSPRVLAFVEDMMLYRLECRLHQPTVDFFLEHFTLMSVSVEMFFYDNITRVANALTAARGIAALTMMKYEFHTYLPSLMAQCCLKAAEHILGYNLLVELPSDHPSQIVQKCLRKTLLLASANKEFLQQLMPGVFPEVFPKFPPPTIQRGRTGAKEPARQPREELRAKEPVKKPSKTSAKRPNKETGAKEPASQSNKLAKRPKIEASVNDPKDRAESTAAEAVAATRRTARNTQRCCKFCNGTRANTYPHTHTDTH from the coding sequence ATGGGGATTTCAAACCCAAAAAAGCGCAAAAGAGAGGAGAGGAGTCGTGGAAGCGCCAAAAAGAACAGGGATGAGCGCGTGACTTGCCAACCTGCAGCGGAGGAGCCGGTTCCTATACAAGACCAATGGAACACCCTCAGGAACATCGATGGAGAACTGGACATCTTTGAGGACTACGGGGAAGAGAGCTACCTGTTCTATAAAGCCCTAGAAGAGAAATTCCAAACATCGGGGATTCTCACGAAGCAGACCACCATTGCGGAAAGTGATTGGCGGGAAATCatcaccattttaatcaaagtgcACAGACACTTTTCACTGGACTTCTCCACCTTGTGCCTTGCTGTAAAATACATGGCAAGGTACATCTCTGGAAGGCAACTGAAACCTGGCATCCTGAAACCAGTGGGGGCCACTAGTTTATATCTGGCCATAAAGATCATGGAAGACAATCCACCTAATGCAGAAGAGTTTCTGGAGGTCTTTGGTGAAACTCTTTACTCACCAAGAGTCTTGGCATTTGTGGAGGATATGATGCTGTACCGACTGGAGTGTCGCCTGCACCAACCCACCGTAGACTTTTTTCTGGAGCACTTCACCTTAATGAGTGTATCCGTGGAGATGTTTTTTTATGACAACATCACTAGAGTAGCCAATGCTCTTACAGCTGCTAGGGGCATTGCAGCACTGACCATGATGAAGTATGAATTTCATACTTATTTACCATCTTTAATGGCTCAGTGCTGCCTTAAAGCTGCTGAACACATCCTTGGATACAACTTATTAGTGGAGTTGCCCAGCGACCATCCAAGTCAGATCGTGCAGAAATGCCTCAGGAAAACTTTACTCCTGGCATCAGCCAACAAAGAATTTTTACAGCAACTTATGCCAGGAGTCTTTCCTGAGGTATTTCCCAAATTTCCTCCCCCCACCATCCAGAGAGGAAGAACAGGAGCCAAGGAGCCAGCCAGGCAGCCACGTGAAGAGTTAAGAGCCAAGGAGCCAGTCAAGAAGCCCAGTAAAACATCAGCTAAAAGGCCAAATAAAGAGACAGGAGCAAAAGAGCCAGCCAGTCAGTCCAACAAATTGGCAAAAAGACCAAAAATAGAGGCTTCTGTAAATGATCCCAAAGATAGAGCTGAGTCAACAGCAGCAGAGGCAGTCGCAGCCACGAGAAGAACAGCACGGAACACACAAAGATGCTGTAAATTTTGTAATGGCACACGTGCAAATACATATCCCCATacgcacacagacacacactga